CCAAAAAAGTTATTGATAATTCAAATTACATAATTAATGGAAGTACATCATTACCTATGTCAAATATAGGAACATCTAATTTTGGAATTATAGGCATTGGAAATgtttatgataataaaataaatttagatatgtataataatagtaatgctcaacatattaataatgaatCTAGTAATAGTATGATTAAGGAGCCTACAGTAGAAATcgaaaacaaattattaaatccTACAAATACGATATTGGAAAATgaagtgaaaaaaaatgatgttaCAATATCTGAAAAAGTTAGTTCTCACACTGATTATTCCAGAGCAACCCACAGTTCCCATGttgttgataaaaaaatagtgcATGAAGGATTtgaaacaataaaaattccCAAATACCGTGAAGTAGAAATAGTTGAAAAAATTGTCGAGGTTCCAGTAATACATAAAGTTAACAAATATgtgaataaatatgaaattaaaGAAGTAGAAAAGGTAATAAAGAAGccaattaataaatatgttgaaACTAAAATAGAAGTGCCTGAATTACACTTTCGAGACAAAATAGTTGAGGTTCCTGAGTTGCAAGAAGTTGTAAAGGTTGTAGAAAAGGAAGAGGTAAAAGAAAGACTTGtatataagaataaaattgaaacaaaaataataccaAAGTATATTGAAGTTcctgtaataaaaatagttgataaatatgaaagtTATGATGAAATAGGCGAAGTTATAAAAACAGTACCAGTAAAGAAGATAGTGGAAATTCCAAAtgaagtaataaaaaaagttaaggTTCcggttaaaaaaataattgaagAACCAAACTATGTTccaataattaaatatcgAGATATTCCAATAGAAAAGATTAGATATGTTCCTAAAGTTCAAACAATTGaattagtaaaaaatattcctaAAATTATCGACATTCCAGTTCCAGTAAAAGttccaaaaataaaaataatagataAACCagtatacataaataaatatattgatagACCTGTAGTCGTACCAGTTTCCAAAACAATTAAGCCAGTATATAAGTATGAAGGTAAAAAGGTGATAGAAATACCTATACATAAACCTTACATTGTTACACATGACACAGTTGTTCCTAGATATGTTGACAATGATATGCGTAATGGTAGACGCGAAGTATATGCTAGAAGATTAGACATAAACTCATTAAATCCAATAATGagaaatgaattatttaatgcagtaaataaaaacaattttaatttacaaaGATCAATGAGTGCAAGTAACCTTATAggaaatagaaaatatggTGGTGATATTTGCTATTCATCTAACAATATAAACTTTAatggaataaaaattgatagCAATACAATATCGTCAAACCCATATTATAAAGTAAATTTCGATAAAAATTGTGATTTTTCTTATAACACGGGTATACGAAATAATATGAGATGTGTTCCAAGAAATATGGGTCGAACTAATAATAGggatgttaataaaaattcaaatggATTACAATTTACGAAAAGTTtgaatagtaataataaaatagggATGAGTAATAATGGTTTATTTAACTTTTCCAAAAATGTGTGCCATTCGAGTAACCCAATAAAAGGTAGCAACAATACTGATAGCGGTGTTCCTATGTTTAAttcaaatgaaataattgtCAAAGGTCGAAATAGAAGTGGAATGACAAGAAACGGTTTAAATTCTTCGAATAGATTACATAGTGGGAATagtggaaaaaaattaaattttaatatcaaTTCTCAATTTCAAAAAAGTGCAGGGAACAATAATTATGGGTATACAAACGAtatgaaaaacaaatttaaaaatgaagaacaATTATATAAGTGTCAATCAAATACTCgagaaaatataagaagTAATGATTACAGgagtataaataattcgaATAGTATCCCGCCATCAAGAAACCTAAGTCCTAGTGTCGGATCGGTTGATGGAATTAGCACATATGTTGTTGAATATTTAGGAGATgatgaaagaaaaattagcGATCGTAGTTTTACtaatgaattaaataacATGGCAGAAAATATTGGTAGCAACTATTCTTTTAGTGGTGATATGCGTACACAGGGAAACGAGTAAATTTTATAGTTCATAGAGAATAGAAATGGAAAGacttgaaaaaaaaaggcaATT
This region of Plasmodium chabaudi chabaudi strain AS genome assembly, chromosome: 13 genomic DNA includes:
- a CDS encoding inner membrane complex protein 1f, putative, which gives rise to MLKNTIKTNRTKREQSRALLEKKLSKDSVTSTKFCDSSEDREEDSNSSSNINLNILKKSNTKISNVDNTDSFGRNSKSHLKSFSAKSNKKNSYKLNKVTELNKDNSIVSYNNIKQGDLKREDPNLGDSIIYNKIENNFGVYSGKPQEGISNQIQSENQVIYNFKENNKRFLKNVTDIPIGGNITNLPHIIPFKKGNLINTENNLRSDIIANSTLPYPYYDNKSNYLKNELDYCNIPDTFKSSSVVGANYNTVNLYNDNYLESINKENLKFFMNNNLNLHEKNFNNYTNGFNPYRVGNYNSYTLPAYNSNFSNTLSSPRSNNIDLYGHNNLLIKENLTPPHSNFNNIENKYKDIEAYSKPLHELYSNPYITNEMDFTNMYNSYTPIDNNNTKKVIDNSNYIINGSTSLPMSNIGTSNFGIIGIGNVYDNKINLDMYNNSNAQHINNESSNSMIKEPTVEIENKLLNPTNTILENEVKKNDVTISEKVSSHTDYSRATHSSHVVDKKIVHEGFETIKIPKYREVEIVEKIVEVPVIHKVNKYVNKYEIKEVEKVIKKPINKYVETKIEVPELHFRDKIVEVPELQEVVKVVEKEEVKERLVYKNKIETKIIPKYIEVPVIKIVDKYESYDEIGEVIKTVPVKKIVEIPNEVIKKVKVPVKKIIEEPNYVPIIKYRDIPIEKIRYVPKVQTIELVKNIPKIIDIPVPVKVPKIKIIDKPVYINKYIDRPVVVPVSKTIKPVYKYEGKKVIEIPIHKPYIVTHDTVVPRYVDNDMRNGRREVYARRLDINSLNPIMRNELFNAVNKNNFNLQRSMSASNLIGNRKYGGDICYSSNNINFNGIKIDSNTISSNPYYKVNFDKNCDFSYNTGIRNNMRCVPRNMGRTNNRDVNKNSNGLQFTKSLNSNNKIGMSNNGLFNFSKNVCHSSNPIKGSNNTDSGVPMFNSNEIIVKGRNRSGMTRNGLNSSNRLHSGNSGKKLNFNINSQFQKSAGNNNYGYTNDMKNKFKNEEQLYKCQSNTRENIRSNDYRSINNSNSIPPSRNLSPSVGSVDGISTYVVEYLGDDERKISDRSFTNELNNMAENIGSNYSFSGDMRTQGNE